In one window of Chryseobacterium viscerum DNA:
- the hemB gene encoding porphobilinogen synthase: MIHSRNRRLRVNESIRSLVRENVLTTDDFVMPIFVMEGENKQEAIPSMPGIFRRSIDLTVKECKELFSLGVKAVNLYMKVSEDLKDNTGKEAWNKDGLMQRTIKAIKDAVPGMIVMPDVALDPYSIYGHDGIIENGKVINDATNDALARMSVSHAEAGADLVAPSDMMDGRVQVIREALEESGFTDVGIVSYAAKYASSFYGPFRSALDSAPKDNMEIPKDKKTYQMDFHNTREALNEVFKDIDEGADVIMIKPGLPYLDIVSKVREAIDLPIAVYNVSGEYAMVKAAAQNGWLDNDKTIIESLTCFKRAGADMIFTYFAKEAAILLNK; the protein is encoded by the coding sequence ATGATACATTCAAGAAATAGAAGACTTAGAGTTAATGAATCTATCAGAAGTTTGGTAAGAGAAAATGTGCTTACAACTGATGATTTTGTAATGCCGATCTTCGTAATGGAGGGCGAAAACAAGCAGGAGGCAATCCCATCTATGCCGGGAATTTTTAGGCGGAGTATAGATTTAACCGTGAAGGAATGTAAGGAATTATTTTCTTTGGGAGTAAAAGCTGTCAATTTGTACATGAAAGTGTCAGAAGATCTGAAAGACAATACAGGAAAAGAAGCCTGGAATAAAGACGGACTGATGCAGCGTACAATCAAAGCAATTAAAGATGCCGTTCCGGGAATGATTGTTATGCCTGATGTAGCTTTAGATCCTTATTCAATTTACGGACATGACGGGATCATTGAGAACGGAAAAGTGATAAATGATGCTACCAACGATGCTCTGGCAAGAATGTCAGTATCTCATGCTGAAGCAGGAGCAGATCTTGTGGCACCAAGTGATATGATGGACGGAAGGGTACAAGTCATTCGTGAAGCGTTGGAAGAAAGCGGTTTTACAGACGTAGGAATTGTAAGTTATGCTGCTAAATATGCGAGTTCTTTCTACGGACCTTTCAGAAGTGCTTTAGACAGCGCTCCGAAAGATAATATGGAAATTCCGAAAGATAAAAAAACATATCAGATGGACTTCCACAACACCCGTGAAGCATTGAATGAAGTATTTAAAGATATTGACGAAGGGGCCGATGTTATCATGATCAAACCGGGACTTCCTTATCTGGATATCGTTTCTAAAGTACGTGAAGCCATTGACCTTCCGATTGCAGTATACAACGTAAGTGGAGAATATGCTATGGTAAAAGCGGCGGCTCAGAACGGTTGGCTGGATAATGACAAAACGATAATTGAAAGCCTTACTTGCTTCAAAAGAGCGGGAGCAGACATGATCTTTACTTATTTTGCAAAAGAAGCTGCTATCCTTTTAAATAAATAA
- a CDS encoding bacteriocin-like protein, producing MRNLKKIERNQLKEIKGGEVIIDDPNCGTWCKGIWHPCTINHLACPPD from the coding sequence ATGAGAAATCTTAAAAAGATTGAAAGAAATCAATTGAAGGAAATCAAAGGAGGAGAAGTGATTATTGATGATCCGAATTGCGGAACATGGTGCAAAGGAATCTGGCATCCATGTACAATTAATCATTTAGCTTGTCCACCGGACTAA
- a CDS encoding TM2 domain-containing protein, with translation MENYGYTKTENAENQQSNVPYRSEKKIPAALLGILVGWLALNKFYLGYTKEGIIQLVLNVVTLGAASVIPFIEGILYLFMSDKQFDDTYVYGKKGWL, from the coding sequence ATGGAAAATTACGGTTACACAAAAACAGAAAATGCAGAAAACCAGCAAAGCAACGTTCCTTACCGTTCGGAAAAGAAAATTCCTGCAGCTTTATTGGGAATTCTTGTAGGCTGGCTCGCGTTAAATAAATTTTATCTGGGATATACGAAAGAGGGAATCATCCAGCTGGTTCTGAATGTTGTTACTTTAGGAGCAGCTTCTGTTATCCCTTTTATTGAAGGTATTTTATATCTTTTCATGAGTGATAAGCAGTTTGATGATACTTACGTTTACGGTAAAAAAGGTTGGTTATAA